The following proteins are co-located in the Helicobacter acinonychis genome:
- a CDS encoding ribonucleoside-diphosphate reductase subunit alpha, translating to MITVVKRNGRIEPLDITKIQKYTKDATDNLEGVSQSELEVDARLQFRDKITTEEIQQTLIKTAVDKIDIDTPNWSFVASRLFLYDLYHKVSGFTGYRHLKEYFENAEEKGRILKGFKEKFDLEFLNSQIKPERDFQFNYLGIKTLYDRYLLKDANNYPIELPQHMFMSIAMFLAQNEQEPNKIALEFYEVLSKFEAMCATPTLANARTTKHQLSSCYIGSTPDNIEGIFDSYKEMALLSKYGGGIGWDFSLVRSIGSYIDGYKNASAGTIPFLKIANDVAIAVDQLGTRKGAIAVYLEIWHIDVMEFIDLRKNSGDERRRAHDLFPALWVCDLFMKRVLEDAIWTLFDPYECKDLSELYGQEFEKRYLEYEKDPKIIKEYINAKDLWKKILMNYFEAGLPFLAFKDNANRCNPNAHTGIIRSSNLCTEIFQNTAPNHYYMQIEYTDGTMDFFEEKQLVTTDSNITKCANKLTSTDILKGKQIYIATKIAKDGQTAVCNLASINLSKINTEEDIKRVVPIMVRLLDNVIDLNFYPNRKVKATNLQNRAIGLGVMGEAQMLAEHKIAWGSKEHLEKIDALMEQISYHAIDTSVNLAKEKGVYKDFENSEWSKGIFPIDKANKEALKLTEKGLFNYACDWQGLREKVKTFGMRNGYLMAIAPTSSISILVGTTQTIEPIYKKKWFEENLSGLIPVVVPNLSVETWNFYTSAYDIDAKDLIRAAAVRQKWIDQGQSINVFLRVENASGKTLHEIYTLAWKLGLKSTYYLRSESPSIDEKSVLDRSVECHNCQ from the coding sequence TTGATTACAGTAGTTAAACGAAATGGGCGCATTGAGCCTTTGGACATTACAAAAATCCAAAAATACACTAAAGACGCTACGGACAATTTAGAGGGCGTGAGCCAAAGTGAGCTGGAAGTGGATGCAAGGTTGCAATTTAGAGACAAGATTACTACTGAAGAAATCCAACAAACTTTGATTAAAACCGCTGTGGATAAGATAGATATTGACACGCCTAATTGGAGCTTTGTCGCCTCAAGACTTTTTTTATATGATTTATATCATAAAGTGAGCGGTTTTACAGGATATAGGCATTTGAAAGAGTATTTTGAAAACGCTGAAGAAAAGGGCCGTATCCTTAAGGGCTTTAAGGAAAAATTTGATTTGGAGTTTTTAAATAGCCAGATCAAGCCTGAAAGGGATTTTCAATTCAATTACTTGGGGATTAAAACCTTGTATGATCGCTATTTGTTGAAAGATGCCAACAATTACCCTATTGAATTACCTCAGCATATGTTTATGAGTATTGCGATGTTTTTAGCGCAAAACGAACAAGAACCTAATAAAATCGCTTTGGAATTTTATGAAGTCTTAAGCAAATTTGAAGCGATGTGTGCGACCCCCACTTTAGCGAACGCTCGCACCACCAAGCACCAGCTAAGCTCATGCTATATTGGCAGCACACCGGATAATATTGAAGGGATTTTTGATAGCTATAAGGAAATGGCGTTGTTATCCAAATACGGTGGGGGGATTGGTTGGGATTTTTCTTTGGTGCGCTCTATTGGGAGTTATATTGATGGGTATAAAAATGCGAGCGCTGGCACGATCCCCTTTTTAAAAATCGCTAATGATGTGGCGATTGCGGTTGATCAATTAGGCACACGAAAGGGTGCGATTGCGGTGTATTTGGAAATCTGGCACATTGATGTGATGGAGTTCATTGATTTAAGAAAAAATAGTGGCGATGAAAGAAGAAGAGCGCATGATTTATTTCCGGCTCTTTGGGTGTGTGATTTGTTCATGAAAAGGGTTTTAGAAGATGCGATATGGACTTTGTTTGACCCTTATGAGTGTAAGGATCTCTCTGAACTTTATGGGCAAGAGTTTGAAAAACGCTACTTAGAGTATGAAAAAGATCCTAAAATCATTAAAGAATACATTAACGCTAAAGATTTATGGAAAAAAATCTTAATGAATTATTTTGAAGCCGGCTTGCCTTTCTTGGCTTTTAAAGACAACGCTAATCGGTGCAATCCAAACGCCCATACAGGTATTATTAGATCAAGCAATCTATGCACGGAGATCTTTCAAAATACCGCACCCAACCACTATTACATGCAAATAGAATACACCGATGGCACTATGGATTTTTTTGAAGAAAAGCAGTTGGTAACCACAGATAGTAATATCACTAAATGCGCTAACAAGCTCACCAGCACGGATATTCTTAAAGGCAAACAAATCTATATCGCTACTAAAATCGCCAAAGATGGGCAAACGGCGGTGTGCAATTTAGCGAGTATCAATTTAAGCAAGATCAACACTGAAGAAGACATTAAAAGAGTCGTGCCGATTATGGTCAGGCTATTAGATAATGTGATTGATTTGAATTTTTATCCTAACCGCAAAGTCAAAGCCACCAATTTGCAAAATAGAGCCATAGGGTTAGGGGTTATGGGTGAAGCGCAAATGCTTGCAGAACATAAAATCGCTTGGGGGTCTAAAGAGCATTTAGAAAAAATTGACGCTTTAATGGAGCAAATCAGCTACCATGCGATTGATACGAGCGTGAATCTAGCGAAAGAAAAAGGGGTTTATAAGGACTTTGAAAATTCAGAATGGAGTAAGGGGATTTTCCCTATTGATAAAGCGAATAAAGAAGCCTTAAAGCTCACCGAAAAAGGGCTTTTTAATTACGCTTGCGATTGGCAGGGTTTGAGGGAAAAAGTCAAAACTTTTGGCATGCGTAATGGCTATTTAATGGCGATCGCTCCTACTAGCTCTATTTCTATTTTAGTAGGCACAACCCAAACAATTGAACCTATTTATAAGAAAAAATGGTTTGAAGAAAATTTGAGCGGGCTTATTCCAGTCGTTGTGCCTAATTTAAGCGTAGAAACTTGGAATTTTTACACATCAGCCTATGATATTGACGCTAAAGATTTGATCAGAGCGGCAGCCGTGCGCCAAAAATGGATCGATCAAGGGCAAAGCATTAATGTGTTTTTACGCGTAGAAAACGCTAGCGGTAAAACCTTGCATGAAATCTACACGCTCGCTTGGAAATTAGGGTTAAAATCCACTTATTATTTGCGTAGCGAAAGCCCTAGCATTGATGAAAAAAGTGTGTTGGATCGCTCGGTAGAATGCCATAATTGCCAATGA
- the glmU gene encoding bifunctional UDP-N-acetylglucosamine diphosphorylase/glucosamine-1-phosphate N-acetyltransferase GlmU — MLSVIILAAGKGTRMHSSLPKTLHTLCGEPMLFYILETAFSISNDVHLILHHQQERIKEAVLERFKGVVFHTQIVEKYSGTGGAIMQEDKTPILTKHERILILNADMPLITKDALTPLLKSHNNAIGLLHLADPKGYGRVILENHQVRKIVEEKDANDEEKAIKSVNAGVYLFERKFLEKYLPKLHNQNAQKEYYLTDLTAFGINENEKIDAIFLEEEFFLGVNCQTERAKAEEIMLERLRKNAMDLGVVMQLPKSIYLEKGVSFKGECVLEQGVRLSGTCLIENAHIKAYSVIEESQIVNSSVGPFAHARPKSTICDSHVGNFVETKNAKLQGTKAGHLSYLGDCEIGKNTNVGAGVITCNYDGKKKHQTIIGENVFIGSDSQLVAPVTIGSNVLIGSGTTITKDIPSGFLSLSRTPQTNIENGYFKFFKKS, encoded by the coding sequence ATGCTTTCTGTGATCATACTAGCCGCTGGTAAAGGCACTCGCATGCACTCTAGCCTGCCTAAGACTTTACACACTCTTTGTGGGGAGCCTATGTTATTTTATATTTTAGAAACGGCTTTTTCAATCAGTAACGATGTGCATCTTATCTTACACCACCAACAAGAACGCATTAAAGAAGCGGTGTTGGAGCGTTTTAAGGGAGTGGTTTTTCACACTCAAATCGTGGAAAAATATTCAGGAACGGGTGGGGCTATCATGCAAGAAGACAAAACGCCTATTCTTACCAAACATGAGCGGATTTTAATCTTGAATGCAGACATGCCCTTAATCACTAAAGACGCTCTCACCCCCTTATTAAAAAGCCACAATAACGCCATAGGTTTACTGCATTTGGCTGATCCTAAAGGTTATGGGCGTGTTATTTTAGAAAACCATCAAGTCAGAAAGATTGTAGAAGAAAAGGACGCTAATGATGAAGAAAAAGCCATTAAAAGCGTGAATGCTGGCGTGTATTTGTTTGAAAGAAAGTTTTTAGAAAAATATTTACCCAAACTCCATAACCAAAACGCCCAAAAAGAATACTACCTCACGGATTTAACCGCTTTTGGTATCAATGAAAATGAAAAAATTGATGCCATTTTCTTAGAAGAAGAGTTTTTTTTAGGGGTGAATTGCCAAACAGAAAGGGCGAAGGCTGAAGAAATCATGCTAGAAAGGTTACGCAAAAACGCTATGGATTTAGGGGTAGTGATGCAATTACCCAAGAGTATTTACTTAGAAAAAGGCGTGAGTTTTAAGGGGGAGTGTGTTTTAGAGCAAGGGGTACGTTTGAGTGGGACTTGTTTGATAGAAAATGCACACATTAAAGCTTATAGCGTTATAGAAGAGAGCCAAATTGTTAATAGCAGTGTGGGACCATTTGCCCATGCACGCCCTAAAAGCACGATTTGTGATAGCCATGTGGGGAATTTTGTAGAGACGAAAAACGCTAAACTTCAAGGCACTAAAGCAGGGCATTTGAGCTATTTAGGGGATTGTGAGATAGGAAAAAACACAAATGTAGGGGCTGGCGTGATCACTTGCAATTACGATGGCAAAAAGAAACACCAAACGATCATTGGTGAAAATGTCTTTATAGGGAGCGATAGTCAGCTAGTCGCCCCTGTAACTATTGGCTCTAATGTTTTAATTGGCAGTGGCACAACCATCACCAAAGACATTCCTAGCGGTTTTTTAAGCCTTTCACGCACCCCTCAAACTAACATTGAAAATGGGTATTTTAAGTTTTTTAAGAAGTCATAA
- the fliP gene encoding flagellar type III secretion system pore protein FliP (The bacterial flagellar biogenesis protein FliP forms a type III secretion system (T3SS)-type pore required for flagellar assembly.), whose protein sequence is MSTDNTLPSVNLSLNAPNDPKQLVTTLNVIALLTLLVLAPSLILVMTSFTRLIVVFSFLRTALGTQQTPPTQILVSLSLILTFFIMEPSLKKAYDIGIKPYMDKKISYTEAFEKSALPFKEFMLKNTREKDLALFFRIRQLPNPKTPDDVSLSVLIPAFMISELKTAFQIGFLLYLPFLVIDMVISSILMAMGMMMLPPVMISLPFKILVFILVDGFNLLTENLVASFKMV, encoded by the coding sequence ATGAGCACTGATAACACACTACCTAGTGTCAATCTCTCTTTAAACGCTCCCAATGATCCTAAACAACTCGTAACCACCCTTAATGTCATTGCTTTACTCACGCTTTTAGTTTTAGCCCCATCGTTAATCTTAGTGATGACGAGTTTCACTCGTTTGATTGTGGTGTTTTCTTTTTTAAGAACCGCTTTAGGCACGCAACAAACCCCACCCACTCAAATTCTTGTCTCACTCTCTTTGATATTGACTTTTTTCATCATGGAGCCTAGCTTGAAAAAAGCTTATGATATAGGGATCAAACCCTATATGGATAAAAAGATTTCTTACACAGAAGCGTTTGAAAAAAGCGCTTTGCCTTTTAAAGAATTCATGCTTAAAAACACACGAGAAAAGGATCTAGCCCTTTTTTTTAGGATCAGACAACTGCCTAACCCCAAAACCCCTGATGATGTGAGTTTGAGCGTTTTAATCCCAGCGTTTATGATAAGCGAATTGAAAACAGCGTTCCAAATCGGCTTTTTACTCTACTTGCCTTTTTTAGTGATTGATATGGTCATAAGCTCTATTTTAATGGCGATGGGTATGATGATGCTCCCGCCTGTAATGATTTCTTTACCTTTTAAAATTTTAGTGTTTATTTTAGTAGATGGGTTTAATTTATTGACCGAAAATTTAGTAGCGAGTTTTAAAATGGTGTAG
- a CDS encoding TonB-dependent receptor family protein: MKRILVSLAVLSHGVHAVETHNLERVEASGRANNEEAPLSWRSKEVRNYMGSRTVISNKQLTEGANQSIEEALQNVPGVHIRNATGIGAVPSFSVRGFGGGSSGHSNTGMILVNGIPVYVAPYVDIGMPIFPVTFQSVDRISVTKGGESVRYGPNVFGGVINVITKGIPTKWDSQASERATFWGKSENGGFFNQNSKNLDKSLANNMLFDTYLKTGGMMNKHFGIQAQANWIKGQGFRYNSPTNIQNYILDSLYQINDSNKITAFFQYYNYFMADPGSLGIAAYNQNRFQNNRPNNNKSGRAKRWGAVYQNFFGDTDKIGGDFTFSYYGHDMSRDFQFDSNFLNVNTNPKLGPVYTDQNYPGFFIFDHLRRYIMNAFEPNLNLVVNTNKVKQTFNVGMRFMTMDMYFRLDQSTCEKANIIDGVCHMPPFVLSKTPTNNQEMFNNYTAVWLSDKIELFNSKLVLTPGLRYTFLNYNNREPEKDDFSVWKTTKQRQNEWSPAFSIGYKPVENWIWYANYRRSFIPPQHKMVGIFRTNYNQIFNEIEVGQRYSYKNLLSFNTNYFVIFANRYYAGGYSPQPINARSQGVELELYYAPIRGLQFHVAYTYIDARITSNADDITYYFTGIVNKPFDIKGKRLPYVSPNQFIFDMMYTYKYTTFGISSYFYSRAYSSMLNQAKSQTVCLPLNPKYTGGLEYGCNSVGLLPWYFVLNVQVSSVLWQSGRHKITGSLQINNLFNMKYYFRGIGTSPTGREPAPGRSVTAYLNYEF; this comes from the coding sequence ATGAAAAGAATATTAGTCTCTCTAGCTGTTTTGAGTCATGGCGTGCATGCTGTAGAAACTCATAATCTAGAAAGAGTAGAAGCTTCAGGGAGAGCCAACAATGAAGAAGCGCCTTTAAGTTGGAGAAGCAAAGAAGTTAGAAACTATATGGGATCTCGCACGGTTATTTCTAACAAACAACTCACTGAAGGTGCGAATCAAAGCATTGAAGAAGCCTTGCAAAATGTGCCAGGCGTGCATATTAGAAACGCTACAGGTATTGGAGCTGTGCCTAGCTTTTCTGTTAGAGGTTTTGGTGGGGGGAGTTCAGGGCATTCTAATACAGGAATGATTTTAGTGAATGGGATCCCTGTTTATGTCGCTCCCTATGTTGATATTGGCATGCCTATTTTCCCTGTAACCTTTCAATCTGTGGATAGAATCAGTGTGACTAAGGGTGGGGAGAGCGTGCGTTATGGTCCTAATGTTTTTGGCGGCGTGATTAATGTGATCACTAAAGGCATTCCTACCAAGTGGGATAGTCAAGCGAGTGAGAGAGCCACTTTTTGGGGCAAGTCTGAAAATGGAGGGTTTTTCAATCAAAATTCTAAAAACCTTGATAAAAGCTTAGCCAATAACATGCTTTTTGACACCTATTTAAAAACAGGGGGTATGATGAATAAGCATTTTGGAATTCAGGCTCAAGCGAATTGGATCAAAGGGCAAGGGTTTAGATACAACAGCCCTACAAATATTCAAAATTACATTCTAGATTCGTTGTATCAAATCAATGATAGCAATAAAATCACCGCTTTTTTTCAATACTATAATTATTTTATGGCAGATCCGGGATCTTTAGGTATAGCTGCTTATAATCAAAATCGTTTTCAAAACAACCGCCCTAATAACAATAAAAGCGGAAGAGCGAAGCGATGGGGGGCTGTGTATCAAAACTTTTTTGGGGACACGGATAAAATAGGGGGGGATTTCACTTTTAGTTACTATGGGCATGACATGTCAAGGGATTTTCAATTTGATTCTAATTTTTTGAATGTCAATACTAATCCTAAATTAGGTCCTGTTTATACGGATCAAAATTATCCAGGATTTTTTATCTTTGATCATTTAAGGCGCTATATTATGAATGCATTTGAACCTAATTTAAACTTAGTTGTCAATACTAATAAAGTTAAGCAAACTTTTAATGTGGGCATGCGTTTTATGACAATGGATATGTATTTTAGATTGGATCAAAGCACATGTGAAAAAGCAAATATTATTGATGGCGTGTGTCATATGCCCCCTTTTGTCCTTTCTAAAACACCTACTAACAATCAAGAAATGTTTAATAACTATACAGCGGTATGGTTGAGCGATAAAATAGAACTTTTTAATTCTAAATTAGTGCTGACTCCAGGGCTTAGATACACTTTCTTAAATTACAATAATAGAGAGCCAGAAAAGGACGATTTTTCTGTATGGAAGACTACAAAACAGCGTCAAAATGAATGGAGCCCGGCCTTTAGTATTGGCTATAAACCTGTGGAAAATTGGATATGGTATGCAAATTATCGCCGTAGTTTTATCCCCCCACAACATAAAATGGTAGGCATTTTTAGGACTAATTACAATCAAATTTTTAATGAAATTGAAGTGGGGCAACGCTATAGTTATAAAAATCTATTGAGCTTTAACACCAATTATTTTGTGATTTTTGCTAATCGTTATTATGCGGGAGGCTATAGCCCACAGCCTATTAATGCTAGGAGTCAAGGGGTGGAATTAGAATTGTATTACGCACCGATTAGGGGTTTGCAATTTCATGTAGCTTACACTTATATTGATGCGCGCATCACTTCTAACGCTGATGATATTACTTATTATTTTACAGGCATTGTCAATAAACCCTTTGACATTAAAGGGAAGCGTTTGCCTTATGTGAGCCCTAACCAATTTATATTTGACATGATGTATACTTACAAGTACACGACTTTTGGCATTAGTAGCTATTTTTATAGTCGTGCTTATAGTTCTATGCTTAATCAAGCTAAAAGCCAAACCGTGTGCCTGCCCTTAAACCCAAAATATACAGGGGGGTTGGAGTATGGTTGTAATTCAGTGGGGTTATTGCCTTGGTATTTTGTGTTGAATGTTCAAGTAAGCTCAGTTTTATGGCAAAGCGGTAGGCATAAAATCACAGGGAGTTTGCAAATCAATAACCTTTTTAACATGAAGTATTATTTTAGGGGAATTGGCACAAGCCCTACAGGAAGAGAGCCTGCACCAGGGAGATCTGTTACAGCGTATTTGAATTATGAATTTTAA
- the feoB gene encoding ferrous iron transport protein B, with product MKEITIALVGQPNVGKSSLINALSNAHLKVGNFAGVTVDKMEVSLVHKEHQITIIDLPGTYALNDFTTEEKVTKDFLEKGQYDLILNVVDSTNLERNLALSTQLLDTNQKMLLALNMWDEAQKEGIKIDTERLSKELGVVCVPTSARSKEDRLNTGRLLDEIVKLYSQNTTNNEIIKVQSQSFKESLKYSQSAQRIAKLVISENKQNASFEHTYKIDKILMHRRYGIFIFLGFMFVIFSLSFLIGGELQKVLEEGFNFLSDSVKEHVANEDLASLIGDGIIGGVGATVSFLPLIVVLYFGISLLETTGYMSRVAFLLDGILHKFGLHGKSFIPLITGFGCSVPAYMATRTLQNYNERLITLFVIGFMSCSARLPIYVLFVGSFFPSSSAGFVLFCIYILGAVVALVMAKLLKLSVFKGQTESFIMEMPKYRLPSTRMIYFSIYTKSLSYLKKAGTYILMGAVLIWFMSQYPKSDAAMKVYKQESLLVDKNTALSSEAKEEKLKELKIGLEKKNLENSVVGKAGVHLEKIFSPMDFDWRLSVSLVTGFMAKEVVVSTLGVLFSLEDQDEKSNAFREILRKEVSVPSGIAFIVFVMFYIPCFAATITFGREAGGIKFVAYLFIFTTVVAYFFSLIAFYATKIFF from the coding sequence ATGAAAGAAATCACCATCGCTCTTGTAGGTCAGCCTAATGTAGGGAAATCATCTCTCATCAACGCCTTAAGCAACGCCCATTTGAAAGTGGGGAATTTTGCCGGGGTTACCGTGGATAAAATGGAAGTGAGCTTAGTCCATAAAGAGCATCAAATCACTATCATTGATTTACCTGGTACTTACGCGCTCAATGACTTCACTACTGAAGAAAAGGTGACTAAAGATTTTTTAGAAAAAGGGCAATACGATCTCATTCTTAATGTGGTAGATTCCACCAATTTAGAGCGCAATTTAGCCTTAAGTACACAATTATTAGACACGAATCAAAAAATGCTGCTCGCGCTTAACATGTGGGATGAGGCACAAAAAGAAGGCATCAAGATTGATACAGAAAGGCTTTCTAAAGAATTGGGGGTTGTATGTGTGCCTACGAGTGCAAGATCTAAAGAAGATCGCTTGAATACAGGGCGTTTATTGGATGAAATTGTCAAACTTTATTCTCAAAATACTACCAATAATGAAATCATAAAAGTCCAATCTCAAAGCTTTAAAGAGTCTTTAAAATACAGCCAGAGCGCTCAAAGAATCGCTAAATTAGTGATCAGTGAAAACAAACAAAATGCGAGTTTTGAGCACACTTACAAGATTGACAAGATTTTGATGCATAGGCGTTATGGGATTTTCATTTTTTTAGGGTTTATGTTTGTCATTTTTTCTTTGAGTTTTTTGATAGGAGGGGAGTTGCAAAAAGTGCTAGAAGAGGGGTTTAATTTTTTAAGCGATAGCGTTAAAGAGCATGTGGCTAATGAAGATTTAGCGTCTTTAATCGGCGATGGCATTATTGGGGGAGTGGGGGCGACGGTTTCATTCTTGCCGTTGATTGTGGTGCTGTATTTTGGGATTTCTTTACTAGAAACGACGGGTTATATGAGTAGGGTGGCGTTTTTATTGGATGGAATCTTGCATAAATTCGGCTTGCATGGGAAAAGCTTTATCCCTTTAATCACCGGTTTTGGCTGCTCTGTGCCAGCTTACATGGCAACAAGGACTTTGCAAAATTATAACGAACGATTGATCACGCTTTTTGTGATTGGGTTTATGAGTTGCTCAGCAAGGTTGCCTATTTATGTGTTATTTGTAGGGTCGTTTTTCCCCTCTTCAAGTGCGGGATTTGTGCTGTTTTGCATTTATATTTTGGGGGCGGTTGTGGCGCTAGTGATGGCCAAATTACTCAAACTAAGCGTGTTTAAAGGGCAGACAGAATCATTTATTATGGAAATGCCTAAATACCGCCTCCCAAGCACTAGAATGATTTATTTTAGTATCTATACCAAATCGCTTTCTTATCTCAAAAAGGCTGGGACTTATATTTTAATGGGGGCGGTTTTAATCTGGTTTATGTCTCAATACCCTAAAAGCGATGCGGCGATGAAAGTTTATAAGCAAGAAAGCTTATTGGTGGATAAAAATACCGCTCTTTCAAGCGAAGCTAAAGAAGAAAAACTAAAAGAATTAAAAATAGGATTGGAAAAAAAGAATCTAGAGAATAGCGTTGTGGGGAAAGCAGGGGTGCATTTAGAGAAAATCTTTAGCCCTATGGATTTTGATTGGCGTTTGAGCGTCTCGCTTGTAACAGGGTTTATGGCTAAAGAGGTGGTGGTTTCCACTTTGGGGGTGTTATTTTCTTTAGAGGATCAAGATGAAAAATCTAACGCTTTTAGAGAGATCTTAAGAAAAGAAGTCAGTGTGCCTAGTGGGATCGCGTTTATCGTGTTTGTGATGTTTTATATCCCTTGTTTTGCAGCGACCATTACTTTTGGTAGGGAAGCTGGGGGAATAAAGTTTGTAGCGTATTTATTCATCTTTACAACCGTTGTGGCGTATTTCTTTTCATTGATAGCTTTTTATGCAACTAAAATCTTTTTTTAA
- a CDS encoding 3'-5' exonuclease, which yields MLCVFDIETIPSVELCKEHFELKEDDDLKICELSFEKQKEKSGSEFLPLYLHEVISIAAVIGDDYGKFIKVGNFGQKHENKEGFISEKELLEDFFKYFNEKQPRLISFNGRGFDMPLLTLKALKYNLTLDAFYNQENKWENYRHRYSEQFHLDLMDSLSHYGTVRGLNLNGICSMMNIPGKFDVSGDLVHTIYHNSDLSQKEKKDTIDSYCQSDVLNTYWLFLKYEVLKGALNKEQYLGLLSDFLEKFPKEKSYSSVFINALEKEIREFV from the coding sequence GTGTTGTGCGTGTTTGATATAGAAACTATTCCTAGCGTAGAATTGTGCAAAGAGCATTTTGAATTAAAAGAAGATGATGATTTAAAAATCTGTGAATTGAGTTTTGAAAAGCAAAAAGAAAAGAGTGGGAGCGAGTTTTTACCCCTTTATTTGCATGAAGTCATTTCTATTGCAGCGGTCATCGGCGATGATTATGGGAAGTTTATCAAAGTGGGGAATTTTGGTCAAAAACACGAAAATAAAGAGGGTTTTATAAGCGAAAAAGAGCTTTTAGAAGACTTTTTTAAATATTTTAACGAAAAGCAGCCACGCCTGATTAGTTTTAATGGCAGAGGCTTTGATATGCCCCTACTCACGCTTAAAGCCCTTAAATACAATTTAACTTTAGACGCCTTTTATAATCAAGAAAATAAGTGGGAAAATTACCGCCACCGTTATAGCGAGCAGTTTCATTTGGATTTAATGGATAGCTTGAGCCATTATGGAACGGTTAGGGGTTTGAATTTGAATGGTATTTGCTCCATGATGAATATTCCTGGTAAATTTGATGTGAGTGGGGATTTAGTGCATACGATTTATCATAACTCTGATTTAAGCCAAAAAGAGAAAAAAGACACTATTGATAGCTATTGTCAAAGCGATGTGCTTAACACTTATTGGCTTTTTTTAAAATACGAAGTGTTGAAAGGGGCTTTAAATAAAGAGCAATACCTTGGGTTACTGAGCGATTTTTTAGAAAAATTCCCCAAGGAAAAATCTTATTCGAGCGTGTTTATTAACGCTTTAGAAAAAGAAATTAGGGAGTTTGTTTGA
- the rlmB gene encoding 23S rRNA (guanosine(2251)-2'-O)-methyltransferase RlmB, translating into MQAVIYGKQVVMHILNSHQEKLQEIYLSKEIDKKLFFALKKACPNIIKVDNKKAQSLAKGGNHQGILARVELPIAISLKEIKKAQKLLVLCSITDVGNIGGIFRSAYCLGMDGVILDFAKELAYEGIVRSSLGLMYDLPFSVVPNTLDLINELKTSGFLCLGANMQGSSPKEYLALKKCALFLGSEHEGLSKKILAKMDTILSIKMRRDFDSLNVSVAAGILMDKIN; encoded by the coding sequence ATGCAAGCAGTGATTTATGGCAAACAGGTGGTTATGCATATTCTAAACTCTCATCAAGAAAAGTTGCAAGAAATCTATCTTTCTAAAGAAATAGACAAGAAACTTTTTTTCGCACTCAAAAAAGCATGCCCAAACATCATTAAAGTGGATAATAAAAAAGCGCAAAGCTTGGCTAAGGGGGGGAATCATCAAGGGATTTTAGCTAGAGTGGAATTGCCCATAGCCATTTCTTTAAAAGAGATTAAAAAAGCTCAAAAACTTTTAGTGCTTTGCAGTATTACGGATGTGGGGAATATTGGGGGTATTTTTAGGAGCGCGTATTGCTTGGGTATGGATGGCGTTATTTTAGATTTTGCTAAAGAATTGGCTTATGAGGGGATTGTGCGATCGAGCTTGGGGCTTATGTATGATTTGCCTTTTAGCGTCGTGCCTAACACGCTGGATTTAATCAATGAGTTAAAAACGAGTGGGTTTTTGTGTTTAGGTGCGAACATGCAAGGCTCTAGCCCAAAAGAATATTTAGCCTTAAAAAAATGCGCTCTTTTTTTAGGGAGCGAGCATGAGGGGTTGTCTAAAAAAATTCTTGCTAAAATGGATACGATATTAAGTATAAAAATGCGGCGCGATTTTGACTCGCTCAATGTGAGTGTGGCAGCAGGGATCTTAATGGATAAAATCAACTAG